ATCGAAGTGGGCATGGAAGACGGCTTCATCAAGGTGGTCTCGCCGATCGACGAGACCCCGGCCTCGCGCGCCGGCATCGAAGCTGGCGACCTGATCGTCAAGATCAACGGCCAGCCGACCCGTGGCCAGACCATGACCGAAGCGGTCGACAAGATGCGCGGCAAGGTCGGCGAGAAAATTACCCTGACTTTGGTGCGCGACGGCGGCAACCCCTTCGATGTCACCCTTGCCCGTGCGGTCATCCAGGTCAAGAGCGTCAAGAGCCAGATGCTCGAAGACGGCTACGGCTACATCCGCATCACCCAGTTCCAGGTCAAGACCGGCGAAGAAGTCGGCAAGGCCCTGGCCAAGCTGCGCAAGGACAACGGCAAGAAGCTGCGCGGCCTGGTCCTGGACCTGCGCAACAACCCAGGCGGCGTACTGCAATCAGCCGTGGAAGTGGCCGACCACTTCCTCACCAAGGGCCTGATCGTCTACACCAAGGGCCGCATCGCCAACTCCGAGCTGCGCTTCTCCGCCGACCCGGCCGATGCCAGCGAAGGCGTGCCATTGGTGGTGCTGATCAACGGCGGCAGCGCCTCGGCCTCGGAAATTGTCGCCGGCGCCCTGCAAGACCAGAAACGCGGCGTGCTGATGGGCACCGACAGTTTCGGCAAGGGCTCGGTGCAAACCGTACTGCCGCTGAACAACGACCGCGCACTGAAGATCACTACTGCGCTGTACTTCACCCCCAACGGCCGCTCGATCCAGGCCCAGGGCATCGTCCCGGACATCGAGGTGCGCCGCGCCAAGATCACTGCCGAGCAGGACAGCGAGAACTTCAAGGAAGCCGACCTGCAAGGTCACCTGGGCAACGGCAACGGCGGCGCTGACCGTCCGTCGGGCAAGGCCGGCAGTGCCAAGCCACGCCCACAGGACGATGATTACCAGCTGAGCCAGGCCCTGAGCCTGCTCAAGGGCCTGAGCATCACCCAGGGTAAATAAGGCCAGTCGATGCGTTACCTGCTGTTGGCCCTGTTGTACCTGATGAGCGGCGTCGCCCTGGCGGCGCCGGCTCATGGGGGCAAGGCCTACCTGACACTGATCATCGACGACCTGGGGCAGAACCCTGCGCGCGACTCACGCACCCTGGCCCTGCCCGGGCCGGTGACCCTGGCGATCATGCCCGATACCCCGCATGCCACCGACTTCGCCCGCCAGGCCCATCGCGCCGGCAAGACGGTGATCCTGCACATGCCCATGGACCCGGCGACCGGCCCCTACGCCTGGCACCCCGGCACGCCGCTGCCGGAGCTGGAACGACGGCTGAACGCGGCGCTCGACAAAGTCCCCTATGCCGTCGGCATCAACAACCACATGGGCAGCCGCATGACCGCCGAGCCTGCGGCTATGGCCTGGTTGATGGGAGAATTGCAGCGCCGCGGCCTGTTCTTCGTCGACAGCCGCACCAGCGCCACCACGGTAGCCGCCAAATCCGCGCAGGACATCAGCCTGGCCAGCGTCTCGCGGGATGTCTTTCTCGATGACGTGCGCACCACCGACGCCATTGCCGGCCAGCTGCAACAGGGCATCGCCCTGGCGCGCAAGCAGGGCACAGCAGTGCTGATCGGCCATCCTTATCCACAGACCCTGGAAGTGCTCGAGCGCGAACTGCCCAAGCTCAAGGCCCAGGGCATCGAATGGATCGAAATAGCGCAGATGATCGCCGAGCGCGGCAACCGGGCGATGCCGGCTCACGGCAAGCAGGGCCTTTACAGCCCTGCTCGTGCGGCCCAGTGAGCCTTCGTCAATCCCAGGGAAGGATTCGTTCGAGCTGACTGGCCTTCAGGTCTGCCCGATAGATCTCCAGGAACTGCTGGTTAGTCTTCGCCGCCTGCAACTGTGTCTCGCGTCCCCACGTGCGCTCGGCCCAGAGTTTCAGATGGCCTTTGCTGAACTGACGCCGGTTGGCGGCCTGGGAGCTGTAGTGCAGATGCACTTCCCATAAACCGCTGTCCCGCACAGGCCCTTGCGCCTTGCGCACCTCATAGACATCCAGGTAATCGTCAGCTGCCAGCCTCTTGCGCTCAACGGTCCTGGCGATGGTGATCTGCCCTTCAGCGTGAAGGTAGGCAAGACTTTCACCCGTCGGTCGACTGCTGGCCAGATGCAGCGTCTTCAGCAGAGTGCGCTTGCGCTCATTCAAGTGGCTGATGCTCTGCTCCACAGTTGCTCGCAATGCACTGTCATTGGCTGCGGCGTCTGTGCCTTCAAGCATTTTGGCTACGCGCTGAAGTTTCTCGACATGACGTTCGATGACAAAAGACAAGCTGTGTGGTTCGTTCGAGGCGATGTAGCGCTTTGCCAGGGCGATTACACCGGCAACCTCGGTGTTCAGGCGCGGAGCCTGAGTACGTGCCTGCGCCCGCTCACTGGCGGTCACGGGCGCAGACTCAACCGGGAGCGTGGCCTCCACCACTTCGACCCAGACGTCACCCTGCTGGTGGTAGGTGCCAAGCACCTTTTTGCTCACGGGGTCACGCTGCTCGACCACTGGCTCGCCGAGCAGTTGCGTCTCTTCGCCGACCAGTGTTTTGCCTCCTCGCAAATGAACCACTCGACGCATGCCGGTCCGTGGCTTGTACGGCAAACGCTTGAACGGTAGCGGGGTCTTCCATTGCTGCTCGCGAACGGCCGCCTCCAGCTCAAGCTCCGCCGTCGCTTTAACCAGCCGCACCTGCTCCTTGTAATAATTGAGTGCCTGCTTGTTTACCGCCACACCACCAAAGCGCTCAAGATAGTCGACCATGGTCAAGGCATTGGCATACTCACTCTGCACGCTTTGCAGACCGCTGATGGTTTCTTCTGAGGTAAAGTTGCCGCTGATCAATTCATCCAGGGTACTGCCTGCACCGCTGACGGACTTGCCAATCAGGTAATCGTTGGTGGAAACAAGTGTCTGCTCATCGGCGCCAGACAGTCGTTCCAGCGAGAGCTCGGCAAGGTCCCTGATCAGGTCTGTTCTCAGTTGCAATGTTGTCACTGAGCGCTGACCAACAATACTGTGGACCTGCTCCTGCTTGCCGTCATAGGCAATAGTGCCGTCGTTCAATGTATCAATCAGCAGCACGTCCAGTTTTTCCATTATCTCCTGTATACGCAGCTGCAATGGCACCACAGCCATATGCCTTGCTCGGTAAGTGTTGTACACCGCCGCCTGTTCCGGGGTTGCCGGCAAGGTTACTATTTGTTTGCGAAGCGCAGCTAACTCATCGAACCTGGCCAGCAATATCAGTTCATCATGGACCAACACATAGTTCCTGAGGAGCTGCTTGCGCACCATGCCCCGTCGCTGTTTCATCGGCCTTGCCGTGACTTCAGGCATGAATTTGGCGTACTTCGGCGTGAGCAGCTCTTTCATGCTGACCTCCACCTTCAGGTCGATATTGATTGACTGTTCCAATGTGTCGATCAGCGCCCTGCGTGTCGTGTCCAGCATGCCCTTCTTATCAGCAATCTTCATACCTGTACTGTCGAGCAATGCGCTGAGACCTTCAGTGGTATCACCTTGATCAGTACGCGCCTGCAAGCTATCGCGCAGGTTCAGCAACCTCTGCAACTCACTCGAATGCTCCGCCATCGATGCCCACTGCGGTGTTATCTTGGCGACCAGTGCATTGTTTTTCAGGTCCAGTTCACCGATCTCGGACTGCAGCTTGCTGACCGCTTCCTGGTTGGCGTCCTGTTGCCCAGCCACTCGCCGCTTGGGGCCCCCTCCTCTGAGCCGCAGCTTCAGATCAAACTGCCACGAATTGTTGTCCAGGGTCAGCCAGGGGCCAGTCTGGCCTTGCTCGTCGACCACCTGCTCCCCTTGGGCGTCCGCCCTGACGGCATAAACATGACCTTCAATCGACGCGTAGTATCGTTCCCCAAGCAGGTAAAGCCCCCGGTACGGCCCTTGGCTCAACGGCGAATGATTCTCCAGTGAAGTCGCTGAGCGGTAACTGGAGAGCGGTCGAGGATAATCCGTCGGGCTCAGCTTGAGCCCCCGTGGCCCATACCAGGAAAAGTCCAGCTCCAGGTCCGCTTTCCCCCGCAGAGCAGCGCGCGGAAAGGTTTTGCCCTGGACAGCATTGACCCGGGGGAGGGAGGGTATGACCCGGCGCCGCGGACCAAAGACCGGAATCTCACGCTTGTCTGCGGCAACTGGCGGCTCGACCTTCGGCAGGCTGGCGTGAAACAACACCATGACCAGGTTGAGCAGCAGATCGACCACTGCCGTTGATTTTTCGAACTCATTGCCATTTTTCAATGCACCTGCATCAGCATGCACCGTCAGCGCGCCCTGAACGAGCCAGGCAACCACAGCCACCGGACCCCGTAAAAACGGCGTCGCCACGCTGAACAGCAGGTTGAACAACAAGCCTGCACCCTCGAGCAGCATCGCCCAGCGGTCTTCGGCATTGGAGATCGTCTCGCGCTCGGCCAGCTCCACCAGCATCTGCGAATTGGCCATGTACAAGTTGGTGTCCGCTCCCGGTTGCCAGCCCTGCAACTCCAGCTGTGCCGGCTGAACGGGCTCCAGCTCCAGTTGAGTATCGAGAACAGGCCGACGCAGATGCGGCTCCTGGAAACCGCCATT
This portion of the Pseudomonas sp. SORT22 genome encodes:
- a CDS encoding DUF6543 domain-containing protein, which codes for MTIALDSFEQTVGLAFASRPTLRAVVHQQLVQRLAKQYPEIDKNYPQLRESREIYLCTREPEDLDTVTIKSLAEVFLEKLISQSTFNFTGVELTNCFLSFTPTPRPIYDRDLAGGLDRLPDLTLVTDALNELLANVEPFLHRAQVDFWQARSRSGGTPLQEVSHMLKAALASGVEAQGLDDEQRNCIYALLAASNSTKWHNPSGVPEVFVLDVTVASGEARYQQLLPDLLVTLTLADRNIVLLCKPSGRIDAFDSLDSMAQSLSDGLALEYQLDSFAWDRYPITTDMFAMQGAVLLNLLLEGLEPVNGRHFSTVVELEQGYAALTDPASFFSAHPYRLLQLRQGESELPQWLRQASLADRLEYRARVLDLLVAQASSNGKSSLDGILDLRAFTRKSLLELMRADHPSEANYDADDLVLEFWLARGVAGTSSGSVEVKRLSLTEFAIGNLGSAKGVRLEKITHKTDQQLWSWLTTDYLKALVQRADIGRTYPQYLSKRLQDTDQNVERISLFAMEQASQLPLLALKAKIDGALSETGYQRVVAFFRADSGEGQSLLAPLAFKREEAASEADRVTNTFVFISAHAAGKVVLYRPMSADRPFQEFASQQALLEQILADEGLQQGILAWMSSDAQRVYANGGFQEPHLRRPVLDTQLELEPVQPAQLELQGWQPGADTNLYMANSQMLVELAERETISNAEDRWAMLLEGAGLLFNLLFSVATPFLRGPVAVVAWLVQGALTVHADAGALKNGNEFEKSTAVVDLLLNLVMVLFHASLPKVEPPVAADKREIPVFGPRRRVIPSLPRVNAVQGKTFPRAALRGKADLELDFSWYGPRGLKLSPTDYPRPLSSYRSATSLENHSPLSQGPYRGLYLLGERYYASIEGHVYAVRADAQGEQVVDEQGQTGPWLTLDNNSWQFDLKLRLRGGGPKRRVAGQQDANQEAVSKLQSEIGELDLKNNALVAKITPQWASMAEHSSELQRLLNLRDSLQARTDQGDTTEGLSALLDSTGMKIADKKGMLDTTRRALIDTLEQSINIDLKVEVSMKELLTPKYAKFMPEVTARPMKQRRGMVRKQLLRNYVLVHDELILLARFDELAALRKQIVTLPATPEQAAVYNTYRARHMAVVPLQLRIQEIMEKLDVLLIDTLNDGTIAYDGKQEQVHSIVGQRSVTTLQLRTDLIRDLAELSLERLSGADEQTLVSTNDYLIGKSVSGAGSTLDELISGNFTSEETISGLQSVQSEYANALTMVDYLERFGGVAVNKQALNYYKEQVRLVKATAELELEAAVREQQWKTPLPFKRLPYKPRTGMRRVVHLRGGKTLVGEETQLLGEPVVEQRDPVSKKVLGTYHQQGDVWVEVVEATLPVESAPVTASERAQARTQAPRLNTEVAGVIALAKRYIASNEPHSLSFVIERHVEKLQRVAKMLEGTDAAANDSALRATVEQSISHLNERKRTLLKTLHLASSRPTGESLAYLHAEGQITIARTVERKRLAADDYLDVYEVRKAQGPVRDSGLWEVHLHYSSQAANRRQFSKGHLKLWAERTWGRETQLQAAKTNQQFLEIYRADLKASQLERILPWD
- a CDS encoding divergent polysaccharide deacetylase family protein; amino-acid sequence: MRYLLLALLYLMSGVALAAPAHGGKAYLTLIIDDLGQNPARDSRTLALPGPVTLAIMPDTPHATDFARQAHRAGKTVILHMPMDPATGPYAWHPGTPLPELERRLNAALDKVPYAVGINNHMGSRMTAEPAAMAWLMGELQRRGLFFVDSRTSATTVAAKSAQDISLASVSRDVFLDDVRTTDAIAGQLQQGIALARKQGTAVLIGHPYPQTLEVLERELPKLKAQGIEWIEIAQMIAERGNRAMPAHGKQGLYSPARAAQ
- a CDS encoding S41 family peptidase, with product MLQSPRLTSLALTIAMVLGAPLARAAEPAKPAAIPATTVSAPSAKAPLPLEELRTFAEVMDRIKAAYVEPVDDKTLLENAIKGMLSNLDPHSAYLGPEDFLELQESTSGEFGGLGIEVGMEDGFIKVVSPIDETPASRAGIEAGDLIVKINGQPTRGQTMTEAVDKMRGKVGEKITLTLVRDGGNPFDVTLARAVIQVKSVKSQMLEDGYGYIRITQFQVKTGEEVGKALAKLRKDNGKKLRGLVLDLRNNPGGVLQSAVEVADHFLTKGLIVYTKGRIANSELRFSADPADASEGVPLVVLINGGSASASEIVAGALQDQKRGVLMGTDSFGKGSVQTVLPLNNDRALKITTALYFTPNGRSIQAQGIVPDIEVRRAKITAEQDSENFKEADLQGHLGNGNGGADRPSGKAGSAKPRPQDDDYQLSQALSLLKGLSITQGK